In Thermodesulfitimonas autotrophica, the following proteins share a genomic window:
- the purE gene encoding 5-(carboxyamino)imidazole ribonucleotide mutase, with product MVGIVIGSDSDLPVVKGALEALSLLQIPYEIEIASAHRLPERVREYAHTAAARGLRVIIAAAGGAAHLPGVIAAHTPLPVIGVPVGGGTLGGLDALLSIVQMPKGVPVATVAVNGAFNAGILAAQIIGASDPAVRERVAAYKEQLGREVAAKNERLQALGVDEYLRLKS from the coding sequence ATGGTCGGTATTGTTATTGGCAGTGACTCGGACCTGCCGGTGGTGAAAGGGGCGCTTGAGGCCTTATCACTTTTGCAAATCCCCTACGAGATCGAAATCGCCTCGGCCCACCGGTTGCCGGAGCGGGTGCGGGAGTACGCGCATACGGCAGCGGCGCGGGGATTGAGGGTGATCATCGCCGCGGCCGGCGGGGCGGCGCACCTGCCCGGCGTGATTGCGGCCCACACACCGCTGCCCGTGATCGGGGTCCCCGTCGGGGGAGGGACGCTCGGGGGGCTGGATGCGCTCCTTTCTATTGTGCAGATGCCCAAAGGGGTGCCGGTAGCGACGGTGGCGGTAAACGGGGCTTTCAACGCCGGCATTCTGGCGGCACAAATCATCGGCGCCAGCGATCCGGCGGTGCGGGAGCGGGTGGCCGCTTACAAGGAGCAGTTAGGCCGGGAGGTGGCCGCGAAGAATGAACGTTTGCAGGCCCTCGGGGTAGACGAGTACCTGCGGTTAAAGAGCTGA
- a CDS encoding enoyl-ACP reductase FabI, producing the protein MGQLVAGKKALILGVANKRSIAWGIAQALHREGASLWFNYQNERVKDYVAELVAGLGGDIPLTECDVMKPEQVDALFEAVAARWGSLDILVHSLAFAPREALEGEFYTTTLEQWNTALAISAYSLVLCARQAKPLMEKAGGGSIITLTYLGSERAVKSYNVMGVAKAALEASVRYLAADLGPANIRVNAISAGPVKTLAAKGVSGFSSILKVVEEKAPLRRNVTQAEIGNTGLFLASDLASGITGEVIFVDCGYHIVGV; encoded by the coding sequence ATGGGACAGTTGGTAGCGGGGAAAAAGGCGCTGATCTTAGGGGTGGCCAATAAGCGGTCGATCGCCTGGGGGATTGCTCAGGCGCTCCACCGGGAGGGCGCCTCCCTATGGTTTAATTACCAGAATGAACGGGTGAAGGATTACGTGGCGGAGCTGGTCGCCGGGCTTGGCGGGGATATACCCCTCACCGAGTGCGACGTGATGAAGCCGGAGCAGGTGGACGCCCTTTTTGAGGCGGTGGCGGCCCGTTGGGGCAGCCTCGATATTTTGGTGCACTCCCTCGCCTTTGCGCCGCGGGAGGCGTTAGAGGGCGAGTTTTACACCACCACCCTCGAGCAGTGGAACACGGCGCTCGCCATCAGCGCGTACTCGCTGGTCCTGTGCGCCCGGCAGGCGAAACCCTTGATGGAAAAGGCGGGCGGCGGGAGCATTATCACGCTCACCTATCTCGGCTCCGAACGGGCGGTGAAGAGTTATAACGTGATGGGCGTGGCCAAGGCGGCCCTCGAGGCTTCGGTCCGTTACCTCGCGGCGGATCTTGGGCCTGCCAACATCAGGGTCAACGCCATCTCGGCCGGCCCCGTCAAAACGCTGGCGGCTAAGGGGGTATCCGGTTTTTCGTCCATTTTAAAGGTGGTGGAGGAAAAGGCGCCGCTGCGCCGCAACGTGACGCAGGCGGAGATAGGTAACACGGGGCTCTTCCTCGCCTCGGATTTGGCCAGCGGCATCACCGGGGAAGTGATCTTTGTCGACTGCGGCTACCACATCGTCGGCGTCTGA
- a CDS encoding carbohydrate kinase family protein → MRVLGCGALNVDYLFAADSLVTDGETFCHAAERQPGGSAANTIYALARLGIACRFAGVTGDDSDGLLARESLAAVGVDTGSITVKAGAMTGRVFCFVDKAGHRALYVCPGVNSELTTADLRRGLDTTVTWVHASSFVGDAAFTAHRDFVAALPPGTRFSFAPGAIYSARGLAALRPFLARCTLLFLTVAELQMLTGQAEPLAGAGQLLAAGVETVVVTRGREGSLQVASGWHHVEPAIGVTVRDTTGAGDAFAAGFIFGRLQGFTPVAAQRFATVVASFAVEGWGARAGLPSFAAAKERFDKVYGVPLP, encoded by the coding sequence ATGCGGGTCTTAGGTTGCGGCGCGCTGAACGTCGATTACCTTTTTGCGGCCGACTCCCTGGTTACGGACGGGGAGACCTTCTGTCACGCCGCGGAACGGCAGCCTGGCGGCTCGGCGGCTAATACCATTTACGCGTTAGCGCGGCTTGGCATTGCCTGCCGTTTCGCGGGTGTGACCGGCGACGATTCTGACGGACTGCTGGCCCGGGAGTCGCTGGCCGCCGTCGGGGTGGATACAGGGAGCATCACGGTAAAAGCGGGGGCGATGACCGGCCGCGTCTTCTGTTTTGTGGATAAAGCGGGGCACCGGGCGCTTTACGTTTGCCCCGGGGTGAATAGCGAGCTCACCACCGCGGACCTGCGGCGGGGGCTGGATACCACGGTTACCTGGGTGCACGCTTCTTCGTTTGTAGGCGACGCCGCTTTTACGGCCCACCGGGATTTTGTTGCCGCTCTGCCCCCCGGTACCCGTTTCAGTTTTGCTCCCGGGGCGATTTATAGCGCCCGGGGTCTTGCCGCGCTCCGCCCTTTCCTCGCGCGGTGCACCCTGCTCTTTTTAACGGTCGCCGAACTCCAGATGCTGACTGGCCAGGCGGAACCCCTGGCCGGGGCGGGCCAGCTCCTCGCTGCCGGAGTGGAGACCGTCGTGGTGACGCGCGGCAGGGAGGGGAGCCTCCAGGTGGCGTCCGGCTGGCACCACGTGGAACCGGCGATCGGGGTGACGGTGCGCGATACCACCGGCGCCGGTGATGCCTTCGCCGCCGGCTTCATCTTCGGGCGCCTGCAGGGCTTCACCCCCGTAGCGGCGCAGCGCTTCGCTACGGTCGTCGCCTCCTTTGCGGTAGAAGGGTGGGGCGCGCGGGCCGGCCTTCCCTCTTTTGCGGCGGCAAAGGAGCGCTTTGATAAGGTTTACGGCGTTCCTCTACCTTAA
- a CDS encoding haloacid dehalogenase-like hydrolase, which yields MSWLVAFDLEGPLSPQDNAYEVIGRVPRGHALFERLSRYDDLLTLAGREGYEPGDTLKLLVPFLLANGLTEADIREVSVGAALVPGAVETVAALRERGLPVVVISTSYCQHAHTIAARLGIPTAQVACTHLPLDAMREELDAADRAFILEVQEELLALPLAAEEELGACCDRFFWTELPRRPVGRLMAAVEVVGGARKTAALTRFAGMFGVPLERAVVVGDSITDFKMLALAEKAGGLAIVFNGNEYALPYGSCGVAARELRAVLPLIEAFLEGGRGLVRERVTALAGCGGAADPVYHWLTEDTALETVLPFHKKFRQLLRGEAAKLG from the coding sequence ATGTCTTGGTTAGTCGCGTTTGATCTAGAGGGGCCGCTTTCTCCCCAGGATAATGCCTACGAGGTAATCGGGCGCGTGCCGCGGGGGCACGCGCTTTTCGAGCGGCTGAGCCGCTACGACGACCTGCTTACCCTTGCCGGCCGGGAAGGCTACGAGCCGGGCGACACTTTAAAGCTTCTCGTTCCCTTTCTGCTCGCTAACGGGCTGACGGAAGCCGATATTCGGGAGGTTTCGGTGGGGGCGGCGCTGGTGCCGGGGGCTGTGGAGACGGTGGCGGCCCTGCGCGAGCGGGGCTTGCCGGTGGTGGTCATCTCGACCAGCTACTGCCAACACGCCCATACCATCGCGGCGCGCCTCGGGATCCCTACCGCCCAGGTTGCCTGCACCCATCTGCCGCTGGATGCGATGCGGGAGGAACTGGACGCCGCGGACCGGGCCTTCATTCTAGAGGTGCAGGAAGAGCTTCTCGCGCTGCCGCTCGCGGCAGAGGAAGAGCTTGGCGCTTGCTGCGACCGTTTCTTCTGGACGGAACTGCCGCGGCGTCCGGTGGGGCGGCTGATGGCGGCGGTCGAGGTGGTCGGCGGGGCGCGGAAGACCGCGGCGCTAACCCGTTTTGCCGGTATGTTCGGCGTGCCGCTTGAGCGGGCGGTGGTGGTGGGTGATAGCATAACCGATTTCAAGATGCTCGCGCTGGCGGAGAAAGCGGGGGGCTTGGCGATAGTTTTTAACGGGAACGAGTACGCCTTGCCCTACGGGAGCTGCGGGGTGGCGGCCAGGGAGTTGCGGGCGGTTCTGCCCCTGATTGAGGCCTTCCTCGAAGGGGGGCGGGGCCTGGTCCGGGAACGGGTCACGGCGCTGGCGGGTTGCGGCGGTGCGGCGGACCCGGTTTACCACTGGCTGACGGAAGACACGGCGCTAGAGACGGTTCTCCCCTTCCACAAGAAGTTCCGCCAGCTCCTTCGCGGGGAAGCCGCTAAACTCGGCTGA
- the purN gene encoding phosphoribosylglycinamide formyltransferase, which produces MGLRIGWFSTGRDAAARELLQMAVAGITSGELPLAIAFVFCNREEGEDPESDSFIKQVRGYGLPLITFSAARFKPDLRRQGASGDEAARLRWREDYHLKVLELIAPFEVAFSFLAGYMLIVGAEMCRRHMMLNLHPALPGGPKGTWQEVIWQLIAQRAQEAGAMIHLVTPELDAGPPVSYCRFSLAAPLFAPLWAEMEEKLRAASLEAVQAAEGERNALFQAIRREEFARELPLIWLTLQKLAAGVVRVADGRVFVGGAPSNGIDLSAEVDRLLPFPPAEVKDGGNAD; this is translated from the coding sequence ATGGGCCTGCGGATCGGCTGGTTTTCAACGGGGCGGGACGCGGCGGCCCGCGAATTGCTGCAGATGGCGGTGGCGGGGATCACCTCCGGCGAGCTACCGCTGGCAATCGCCTTTGTCTTCTGCAACCGGGAAGAGGGGGAAGACCCGGAAAGCGATTCTTTTATCAAGCAGGTCCGCGGCTACGGTCTGCCGTTAATTACTTTCTCCGCCGCGCGTTTCAAACCGGACCTGCGCCGGCAGGGGGCGTCCGGCGATGAAGCGGCGCGCCTCCGGTGGCGCGAGGATTACCACCTGAAGGTGTTGGAGCTGATTGCCCCTTTTGAGGTGGCTTTTTCCTTTTTGGCTGGCTACATGCTGATTGTGGGTGCCGAGATGTGCCGGCGCCACATGATGCTTAACCTGCACCCGGCCCTTCCCGGTGGACCAAAAGGCACCTGGCAGGAGGTCATCTGGCAGTTAATTGCGCAACGGGCGCAGGAAGCGGGCGCCATGATTCATTTGGTGACGCCTGAACTGGACGCCGGCCCACCGGTGAGCTACTGCCGGTTTTCCCTCGCAGCGCCTCTTTTCGCGCCGCTCTGGGCGGAAATGGAGGAAAAACTGCGCGCCGCTTCGCTTGAGGCGGTTCAAGCGGCGGAAGGTGAGCGAAACGCTCTTTTTCAGGCGATTCGCCGGGAAGAATTTGCCCGGGAGCTACCGCTCATCTGGCTCACGCTGCAGAAGCTTGCCGCCGGGGTGGTCCGCGTGGCGGATGGGCGGGTCTTTGTGGGCGGGGCGCCCAGCAACGGGATCGACCTCAGCGCCGAGGTAGACCGGCTGCTTCCCTTCCCCCCAGCGGAAGTAAAGGACGGGGGCAACGCTGATTGA
- a CDS encoding EscU/YscU/HrcU family type III secretion system export apparatus switch protein — MEEKPKAAAALAYDPEKDAAPRVVAAGRGELAALIEKVAAAHGVPVYRDPELAFTLTGLGLGSKIPPALYEAVAAVIAWVYQLERRVAGR, encoded by the coding sequence ATGGAGGAGAAGCCGAAAGCCGCCGCCGCCCTCGCCTACGACCCCGAAAAAGATGCGGCCCCCCGGGTAGTGGCTGCTGGCCGGGGGGAGCTTGCCGCGCTAATCGAGAAGGTTGCCGCTGCGCACGGCGTTCCGGTTTACCGCGACCCGGAGCTCGCCTTTACGCTCACCGGGCTCGGGCTGGGCTCCAAGATACCGCCCGCCCTCTACGAGGCGGTGGCCGCGGTCATCGCCTGGGTTTACCAGCTTGAGCGGCGCGTGGCCGGTCGCTGA
- a CDS encoding ribonuclease HI family protein, whose translation MRSRTCYFVNIDGASRGNPGPAAAAMILQDESGQVLLTKSKPLGVTTNNVAEWLALEGAVKALVHLTQKNGPVEAVIRSDSELVVKQFNGHFKIKDPELKVIAARVKKILAACPALKVRVTHIPREENRLADRAANAALNALQAGPPAHRVKSTDGEVGSP comes from the coding sequence ATGCGCTCCCGGACGTGCTATTTCGTCAACATCGACGGTGCCAGCCGCGGTAACCCGGGTCCTGCCGCCGCCGCCATGATCCTGCAGGATGAATCCGGGCAGGTCCTCTTGACTAAAAGCAAGCCCCTTGGCGTTACGACCAACAACGTCGCGGAGTGGCTGGCCCTCGAGGGAGCGGTAAAAGCTCTGGTACATCTCACCCAGAAAAACGGCCCGGTCGAAGCTGTAATCCGCTCCGATTCGGAACTTGTGGTGAAGCAATTCAACGGGCATTTTAAGATTAAGGACCCGGAGCTTAAAGTCATCGCCGCGCGGGTGAAAAAAATTCTTGCCGCGTGCCCCGCGCTTAAAGTTCGCGTTACTCACATCCCGCGGGAGGAAAACCGCCTGGCCGACCGGGCTGCGAATGCCGCGCTGAATGCGCTCCAGGCCGGGCCCCCCGCGCACCGGGTAAAATCCACCGACGGGGAGGTGGGATCCCCTTAA
- a CDS encoding ferritin family protein produces the protein MLSRIPVDLTKIDPEDLDREILRAAIIAELDAINLYEQLAAMATDENVRAVLLDVAREEKTHVGEFQALLLDLDEEQAEELEHGAEEVDELTTE, from the coding sequence ATGTTGTCCCGCATTCCGGTCGACCTTACGAAGATAGATCCCGAGGACCTTGACCGGGAGATCCTGCGGGCGGCCATTATCGCCGAACTTGACGCCATCAACCTTTATGAGCAACTCGCGGCGATGGCCACCGACGAGAATGTCCGGGCGGTTCTTCTCGATGTTGCCCGGGAAGAAAAAACGCACGTAGGGGAGTTCCAGGCTCTCCTCCTCGATCTCGATGAGGAACAAGCCGAGGAGCTTGAACACGGTGCCGAGGAAGTGGATGAGCTTACCACGGAATAA
- a CDS encoding NifU family protein, with protein MKEKVEAVLAQIRPYLQRDGGDVELVAVEEGVVKVRLKGACGGCPMATMTLKQGIERTLKQAVPEVKEVVAV; from the coding sequence ATGAAGGAAAAGGTTGAAGCCGTGCTCGCGCAGATCCGGCCTTATTTGCAGCGTGACGGCGGGGACGTTGAATTGGTCGCGGTCGAGGAAGGCGTCGTCAAAGTGCGCCTGAAGGGGGCGTGCGGCGGCTGCCCGATGGCCACCATGACCCTGAAACAGGGCATCGAGCGGACTCTTAAACAGGCCGTTCCCGAGGTCAAAGAGGTCGTTGCCGTCTGA
- a CDS encoding helix-turn-helix transcriptional regulator: MPNRRIKTLRVLRRLTQREVAAAVGIAQSSYAMIESGRRYPRKHIAKRLAEFFGVTVDELFFAEDNHAAQYKAEIHALRDCQEE, encoded by the coding sequence TTGCCCAACCGGAGGATAAAGACTCTTCGGGTACTACGGCGGCTTACCCAGAGGGAAGTTGCTGCGGCGGTGGGTATCGCGCAGAGTAGTTACGCAATGATCGAGTCCGGTCGCCGCTACCCCCGGAAGCACATTGCCAAAAGGCTGGCGGAGTTCTTCGGAGTGACCGTGGACGAGCTCTTTTTTGCGGAGGATAATCACGCCGCGCAATACAAGGCGGAGATACACGCGCTCCGTGATTGCCAGGAGGAGTAG
- a CDS encoding helix-turn-helix domain-containing protein, whose protein sequence is MQPLGERLAALRKEKGLSQAELAKLLNMGQSTIAMYERNRRTPDPATLNRLADFFNVSVDYLLGRTDRRERMKEESRQSGEQPVLFREEQLPYLVADRRFAGLLKRVPALSEEEKALLAEGWEWALRVVEKKKKRRSTPSRKEKRPPSNKENP, encoded by the coding sequence ATGCAACCACTTGGAGAAAGGTTGGCTGCACTCCGCAAGGAGAAGGGGCTTTCGCAAGCAGAGTTGGCGAAACTCTTGAACATGGGGCAAAGTACCATCGCAATGTACGAGCGGAACAGGCGGACACCCGATCCGGCAACGCTGAACCGGTTAGCGGACTTCTTTAACGTCTCGGTGGACTACCTCCTGGGCCGGACAGACAGACGCGAACGCATGAAAGAAGAATCTCGGCAGTCAGGAGAGCAACCGGTCCTTTTCCGCGAAGAGCAGTTGCCGTACCTGGTGGCTGACCGCCGCTTTGCTGGGTTGCTAAAGCGCGTCCCTGCCCTTTCGGAAGAAGAGAAAGCGTTACTGGCTGAAGGCTGGGAGTGGGCTTTAAGGGTAGTAGAAAAGAAAAAGAAGCGGCGTAGCACGCCTTCGCGAAAGGAGAAAAGGCCACCATCTAATAAAGAGAATCCCTAA
- a CDS encoding helix-turn-helix domain-containing protein has product MREEKRITLTVREAVAVSGIGRNTLLKLLHNGEVQGRRIGKRRWLVLRDSLEHWLRSGNQ; this is encoded by the coding sequence ATGCGCGAGGAGAAGCGAATCACGCTCACTGTGCGGGAGGCTGTGGCGGTCAGCGGCATTGGCCGCAATACGCTTTTGAAATTGTTACACAACGGTGAGGTTCAGGGGCGCCGCATCGGGAAAAGGCGGTGGCTGGTGTTACGCGATAGTTTAGAGCATTGGTTGCGCAGCGGCAACCAATAA
- a CDS encoding bifunctional DNA primase/polymerase, translating to MLSAALSYAARGWSVIPLRPRDKRPLLPAWSEYQNRRPVEQEIRAWWRDNPEANIGVVTGAVSGLVVLDLDGETAIVYAKEKGLPRTPTVRTNKGYHVYFTHPGGTVPNAVSLGGVRGLDLRGDRGYVAAPPSVHPSGRRYAWARGRGPDDLPLAPLPEWVLKLIQRPTETPAPRDSFWVVELLQGVPQGQRNDAATKLVGHWFGKGLPEDEVWLLLTEWNRKNSPPLPERELRAVFDSVARREARKPKRVNGEAEEEDLWSHKSLLSYPESPAPDAFYGLAGDIVQTVDPHTEADPVAVLAQTLIAFGNVIGRTAYFVAEADKHYLNEFAVLVGSSAKGRKGSSFGHVRRLFRMVDPEWEENRVQFGLSSGEGLIWAVHDPIEKEEPVYEGKGHDKRLVGRETVIVDTGVEDKRLLAYEAEFASTLRVLQREGNTLSANIRNAWDHGRLQSLTKNSPAKATDAHISIIGHITKDELLRYLDTTEAGNGFGNRFQWLCVRRSKVLPEGGNLRDEDLYPLAERLRDAVEFAKTVGEMKRDEAARRLWYEVYPELSEGKPGLLGAMIARAEAHVMRLACIYALLDLSAVIREEHLKAALALWDYCERSARFIFGDALGDPVADEILQAARRAAENGLTRTEIRDLFGRHQGGKRIASALSALAAAGLMTMRTEETGGRHAERWFATQIKTSRDCDKSDLCDKSLSPPTPSVANVANVANTSQKKTTEPPAPEPERPAEGKAVDVYQSVDDRDTALDEIYQEWKEGGGK from the coding sequence ATGCTTAGTGCGGCTTTATCCTATGCTGCCCGAGGGTGGAGTGTCATCCCTCTCCGGCCCCGCGACAAGCGACCCCTGCTGCCTGCCTGGAGCGAATACCAGAACCGCCGACCGGTGGAGCAAGAAATCCGCGCGTGGTGGCGGGACAACCCGGAGGCGAACATCGGCGTCGTAACCGGCGCGGTTTCCGGCTTGGTGGTCCTTGACTTAGACGGCGAGACGGCTATTGTCTACGCCAAAGAGAAAGGGCTGCCCCGGACGCCAACCGTTAGGACCAACAAAGGATACCACGTCTATTTCACCCATCCAGGCGGAACGGTCCCGAACGCCGTTAGCCTGGGCGGCGTCAGGGGGTTGGACCTTCGCGGTGACCGCGGCTACGTGGCGGCCCCGCCATCGGTCCACCCGAGCGGGCGGCGTTATGCCTGGGCGAGGGGACGCGGCCCGGATGATTTGCCGCTTGCCCCGTTGCCCGAATGGGTTTTGAAACTAATTCAGAGGCCAACGGAAACACCGGCCCCCCGCGACTCCTTCTGGGTAGTGGAGCTTCTGCAAGGGGTGCCACAAGGACAAAGGAATGATGCCGCGACCAAATTGGTCGGGCATTGGTTTGGGAAGGGACTGCCGGAGGATGAAGTCTGGCTGCTGCTGACCGAGTGGAACCGGAAAAATTCTCCGCCATTGCCGGAGCGGGAACTGCGCGCGGTGTTTGACAGCGTGGCCCGGCGGGAGGCCCGCAAGCCCAAGCGGGTGAACGGTGAGGCCGAAGAGGAGGACCTTTGGTCGCATAAGTCGCTTTTGTCGTATCCTGAATCACCTGCACCGGACGCGTTTTATGGTTTGGCCGGTGATATTGTCCAAACGGTCGATCCGCATACTGAAGCGGACCCGGTAGCGGTCCTTGCCCAAACCCTTATCGCCTTCGGGAATGTTATCGGCAGGACGGCTTACTTTGTAGCTGAAGCGGACAAGCACTACCTGAACGAATTTGCGGTGTTGGTGGGTAGTAGTGCCAAAGGGCGGAAGGGCTCTTCCTTCGGCCACGTCCGGCGGCTGTTTCGGATGGTTGACCCTGAATGGGAGGAGAACCGCGTTCAATTCGGGCTTTCAAGTGGCGAAGGCTTGATTTGGGCGGTCCACGACCCCATCGAGAAAGAGGAGCCTGTTTACGAAGGCAAAGGACACGACAAACGCCTTGTGGGGCGCGAAACGGTCATTGTTGATACCGGTGTCGAGGACAAACGATTGCTGGCTTACGAGGCCGAGTTTGCTTCGACCCTGCGGGTGCTTCAGCGGGAAGGCAACACGCTATCGGCCAACATCCGCAACGCCTGGGACCACGGGCGACTTCAATCCTTGACCAAGAACAGCCCGGCAAAAGCAACGGATGCCCATATTTCGATTATCGGCCATATAACCAAAGATGAGCTTTTGCGCTATCTCGACACCACGGAAGCGGGCAACGGTTTCGGCAACCGCTTCCAGTGGCTGTGCGTCCGGCGATCCAAGGTCCTGCCGGAAGGAGGGAACCTGCGGGACGAGGACCTGTATCCGCTTGCCGAACGGCTGCGGGACGCTGTTGAGTTTGCCAAGACCGTTGGCGAAATGAAGCGGGACGAAGCGGCCCGGCGGCTGTGGTATGAGGTTTACCCGGAGCTTTCTGAAGGCAAGCCTGGCCTGCTTGGCGCGATGATTGCCCGGGCGGAGGCCCACGTTATGCGGCTGGCCTGTATCTATGCGCTACTTGACCTTTCGGCGGTAATTAGAGAGGAGCACCTAAAGGCGGCCCTGGCCTTGTGGGATTACTGTGAGCGTTCGGCGCGCTTCATTTTTGGCGATGCCCTTGGCGACCCGGTAGCTGATGAAATCCTCCAGGCTGCACGCCGGGCGGCTGAAAATGGTTTGACCCGAACGGAAATCCGGGACCTGTTTGGCCGACACCAAGGCGGGAAGCGAATCGCGAGCGCACTTTCTGCCCTGGCGGCTGCTGGCCTAATGACGATGCGGACGGAGGAAACCGGAGGTAGGCACGCTGAACGCTGGTTTGCCACCCAAATTAAAACAAGCAGAGATTGCGACAAAAGCGACTTATGCGACAAAAGTCTTTCACCCCCTACCCCTTCGGTCGCTAATGTCGCTAATGTCGCAAATACTTCTCAGAAAAAAACTACGGAACCCCCTGCCCCCGAACCGGAACGTCCTGCCGAGGGGAAGGCGGTTGATGTTTATCAATCGGTTGACGACAGAGACACCGCACTTGACGAGATTTACCAGGAGTGGAAGGAGGGCGGCGGCAAATGA
- a CDS encoding copper amine oxidase N-terminal domain-containing protein, whose protein sequence is MKRAALVAILVGFLLFFGFAAAGAWQNVRLFVNGREIYPDVPPQIINGRTLVPLRAVAEALGADVRWDGNNKTVYVYRSSNDPNSYKAIADRLYLDLARLDDSGAQFLKRLDSPLSGSPLVQQEALKQVIEREKLLKEALKLSPPREAEMFHLTLVKVLNTGITGWSLIYELASVSPPPTIETEYLNAIEKVGWMRVQQQESLDALHKQLFGF, encoded by the coding sequence ATGAAAAGGGCCGCACTTGTAGCCATTTTGGTTGGGTTTTTGTTGTTTTTTGGCTTTGCCGCTGCCGGAGCTTGGCAAAATGTTCGCCTTTTCGTCAACGGCAGGGAGATTTATCCCGATGTGCCGCCCCAGATAATTAATGGTAGGACGTTGGTGCCTTTGCGGGCCGTTGCAGAAGCGTTAGGGGCGGATGTAAGGTGGGACGGAAACAACAAGACCGTCTATGTGTATCGCTCTTCCAATGATCCAAATAGCTATAAAGCAATAGCGGATAGATTATATCTTGATTTAGCGAGGCTCGATGACTCCGGTGCCCAATTCTTGAAACGATTGGACTCACCACTAAGCGGCTCCCCATTGGTGCAGCAAGAAGCTCTAAAACAGGTTATAGAACGGGAAAAGTTATTGAAAGAGGCTTTAAAGCTATCTCCTCCAAGAGAAGCCGAGATGTTTCATTTGACGTTGGTTAAAGTTCTCAACACGGGCATTACCGGTTGGAGTTTAATTTATGAGTTAGCGTCAGTGTCTCCCCCACCTACTATAGAAACCGAATATTTAAACGCAATAGAAAAGGTGGGTTGGATGAGAGTCCAACAACAGGAAAGCCTTGATGCGCTACATAAGCAGCTTTTTGGTTTTTGA